Proteins found in one Oryza glaberrima chromosome 4, OglaRS2, whole genome shotgun sequence genomic segment:
- the LOC127770916 gene encoding uncharacterized protein LOC127770916: protein MPPVTAVAATSQRLREPPPLPAAFSLSPSAMLPPIPSPALLADAVAANCRDHLAAVANCRRQPSQVARRRRPPQPATLQIQPRGAATTKHCDVAAQGPMMPPSRPRLTPSPPPSPSPRALNHHDAVTTTTRTIDAQLNPATIRQLAGNIAAVAASPSPASHDRHVALPATTARRPATVVAPLRLLRPPAPPAVALATNAASPR from the coding sequence atgcctccggtgaccgcTGTCGCGGCCACCAGCCAGCGCCtccgcgagccgccgccactgccagcGGCCTTTTCGTTGTCGCCCTCCGCCATGCTGCCGCCAATTCCTTCGCCGGCGTTGTTGGCCGACGCCGTCGCTGCCAATTGCcgcgaccacctcgccgccgtcgccaactgCCGTCGCCAGCCATCGCAagtcgcccgccgtcgccgaccaccacAGCCGGCCACCCTCCAGATCCAGCCGAgaggcgccgccaccaccaagcACTGCGACGTCGCCGCGCAGGGACCAATGATGCCGCCTTCGCGCCCTCGACTgacgccatccccgccgccatcgccatccccgcGTGCCTTGAACCACCATGAcgccgtcaccaccaccaccagaaccATAGACGCCCAACTCAACCCCGCCACCATCCGCCAGCTCGCCGGCAATATCGCTGCCGTGGCGGCCTCGCCGTCACCAGCCAGCCACGACCGTCATGTCGCGCTGCCGGCCACAACCGCCCGCCGGCCAGCCACGGTTGTCGCGCCACTGCGCCTGCTGCGGCCGCCCGCGCCCCCGGCTGTAGCGCTTGCCACCAACGCCGCGTCTCCCCGCTGA
- the LOC127770917 gene encoding H/ACA ribonucleoprotein complex subunit 4-like, giving the protein MITCVLMMLGSGPNSSDCDREGYYSELAKCTHAGSPSTRLRTRGHRPKVTHASKSVAAPFPSHASLRNLHPLIAAFPSRPPRVRLDRRWVVAWIKRLLRVNKTGHSGTLDPKVTGNLIVCVDRATRLVKSQQGAGKEYVCVARFHAAVPDTARALEALTGAVFQRLPLISAVKRPLRVRTIYESKLLEHDAERHLAVFWISCEAGTYVRTLCVHLGLLLGVGAHMQELHRVRSGIHVEQDNMVTMHDVMDARQEFTSEIPDALNKLNTYFALNPRQTIGP; this is encoded by the exons TGCACGCACGCGGGATCACCCAGTACGAGATTGCGCACGCGGGGTCACCGGCCGAAAGTCACGCACGCCAGCAAATCAGTCGCCGCCCCTTTTCCTTCGCACGCCTCCCTCCGCAACCTTCATCCGCTCATCGCGGCGTTCCCGTCCCGTCCGCCGCGAGTTCGCTTAGATCGGCGCTGGGTCGTCGCGTGGATCAAGCGCCTCCTCCGCGTCAACAAGACCGGGCACAGCGGCACGCTCGATCCCAAGGTCACCGGCAACCTCATCGTCTGCGTCGACCGCGCCACCCGCCTCGTCAAGTCGCAGCAGGGCGCCGGCAAGGAGTACGTCTGCGTCGCGCGCTtccacgccgccgtccccgacACCGCCCGCGCGCTCGAGGCGCTCACAGGCGCCGTGTTCCAGCGCCTCCCGCTCATCTCCGCCGTGAAGCGGCCGCTCAGGGTGAGGACTATCTATGAGAGCAAGCTGCTCGAGCACGATGCCGAGCGACACCTTGCCGTGTTCTGGATCTCCTGCGAGGCCGGGACGTATGTCAGGACGCTCTGTGTCCACCTTGGCCTGTTGCTCGGTGTCGGCGCGCATATGCAGGAGCTGCACCGCGTGCGATCAGGGATCCACGTGGAGCAGGATAACATGGTCACAATGCACGATGTCATGGATGCGAG GCAGGAGTTTACTTCTGAGATCCCTGATGCTCTGAATAAACTTAACACATACTTTGCCTTAAACCCAAGGCAAACAATTGGTCCATAG